The Glycine soja cultivar W05 chromosome 6, ASM419377v2, whole genome shotgun sequence genome has a window encoding:
- the LOC114415524 gene encoding ATP-dependent zinc metalloprotease FTSH 11, chloroplastic/mitochondrial-like, which yields MATLQASLLCRTSLPFSSHHPQLYKLHPHSFNFLSPCKMFQPRLHSSVSRSVASRSQSNPSGADSSVIENEATPSVVDAESSDPSIGEEKSESAKEEERLPIVALYEGARESVEKAFADFMNWLPLWQQERRLARLIVDAEANPNDVAKQTTLLIELNKHSPESVIKHFEGREGAVDSIGVVEYLRALVVTNAIAEYLPNEEYGKPSRLPTLLQELKQRASGKSDEPILSPGTSERQPLHVAMVDRKVSQKSRFVQDLLSTILFIVVMGLVWVVGMVALQKFIVSLGGIGTSSVGSSSTYAPKELNKEVVPEKNVKTFKDVKGCDDAKQELEEVVEYLKNPAKFTRLGGKLPKGILLTGPPGTGKTLLAKAIAGEAGVPFFYRAGSEFEEMYVGVGARRVRSLFQAAKKKAPCIIFIDEIDAVGSTRKQWEGHTKKTLHQLLVEMDGFEQNEGIIVIAATNLPDILDPALTRPGRFDRHIVVPNPDLRGRQEILELYLQDKPLADDIDIKSIARGTPGFNGADLANLVNIAAIKAAVEGAENLAAAQLEFAKDRIIMGTERKTMSISEESKKLTAYHESGHAIVAINTEGAQPIHKATIMPRGSALGMVTQLPSGDETSISKKQLLARLDVCMGGRVAEEIIFGQDHITTGASSDLHTATELAQYMVSICGMSDAIGPIHIKESPSSDLQSRIDAEVVKLLREAYDRVKALLRKHEKALHALANALLEYETLNAEEIRRILRPYREGRLPKDQEQEAAEEELVLV from the exons ATGGCCACACTTCAAGCCTCACTTCTCTGCAGAACTTCTCTCCCATTTAGCTCTCACCATCCTCAACTCTACAAACTCCATCCTCACTCTTTCAACTTCCTATCTCCATGCAAAATGTTTCAGCCGCGCCTTCACTCTTCCGTCTCTCGCAGCGTCGCTTCCCGCTCCCAATCCAATCCCTCCGGCGCCGATTCTAGTGTAATTGAAAACGAAGCGACTCCGAGTGTCGTCGACGCTGAGAGTTCCGATCCTTCGATCGGAGAGGAAAAGAGCGAGAGTGCAAAAGAGGAAGAGAGGTTGCCGATTGTGGCGTTGTACGAGGGAGCGAGAGAGAGTGTTGAAAAGGCTTTCGCCGATTTCATGAACTGGTTGCCTCTCTGGCAGCAGGAGAGGCGTTTGGCTAGGTTAATTGTTGACGCCGAGGCGAATCCCAATGATGTCGCCAAACAAACCACACTACTTATTGAACTTAATAAACACAg TCCTGAGTCTGTCATCAAGCACTTTGAAGGAAGGGAGGGTGCTGTAGACAGTATAGGAGTTGTAGAATATCTTCGAGCTCTTGTGGTCACTAATGCTATTGCTGAATATCTGCCAAATGAGGAATATGGGAAACCTTCTAGACTTCCTACCCTG TTGCAAGAGTTGAAGCAGCGAGCATCAGGTAAATCAGATGAGCCTATTCTTAGCCCTGGAACATCTGAGAGGCAGCCATTACATGTTGCTATG GTTGATCGCAAAGTATCACAGAAGTCACGTTTTGTACAAGATCTTTTGTCAACTATATTGTTTATTGTTGTTATGGGATTGGTCTG GGTTGTGGGTATGGTTGCACTTCAAAAATTCATAGTAAGCTTGGGTGGGATTGGAACTTCAAGTGTTGGCTCAAGTAGTACATATGCTCCAAAGGAACTAAATAAAGAAGTGGTGCCAGAAAAG AATGTTAAAACATTTAAAGATGTGAAAGGTTGTGACGATGCAAAACAAGAACTTGAGGAAGTTGTGGAATACCTGAAAAATCCAGCTAAATTTACCCGCCTTGGAGGAAAGTTGCCGAAG GGGATTCTCTTGACTGGACCACCTGGAACTGGAAAAACTCTTCTAGCCAAG GCTATTGCTGGAGAAGCTGGTGTTCCATTTTTCTATCGGGCAGGATcagaatttgaggagat GTATGTTGGAGTTGGTGCTCGACGTGTAAGATCCTTATTTCAAGCAGCAAAAAAGAAG GCTCCTTGTATTATTTTCATTGATGAAATAGATGCTGTTGGTTCAACTAGGAAACAATGGGAAGGTCATACAAAGAAGACATTGCACCAACTACTTGTTGAAATGGATGGATTTGAGCAGAATGAA GGAATAATAGTAATTGCTGCAACAAACCTGCCTGATATTCTTGATCCCGCTTTAACAAGGCCTGGTAGATTTGATAGACAT ATTGTTGTACCAAATCCAGATTTACGTGGTCGACAAGAAATATTGGAGCTTTACCTTCAAGATAAACCATTGGCTGATGATATAGATATTAAATCAATTGCTCGTGGAACCCCAGGATTCAATGGGGCAG ATCTTGCAAACCTGGTAAACATTGCTGCCATTAAAGCTGCTGTCGAAGGTGCAGAGAATTTAGCAGCTGCACAGTTAGAGTTTGCCAAAGATAGAATAATTATGGGTACAGAACGGAAAACAATGTCCATATCCGAAGAGTCAAAAAAG CTTACTGCTTATCATGAGAGTGGCCATGCAATTGTTGCTATTAACACTGAGGGTGCTCAACCAATTCACAAGGCAACAATCATGCCTCGTGGATCTGCTTTAGGAATGGTCACTCAGCTTCCCTCTGGTGATGAGACATCAATCAGCAAGAAGCAGTTACTAGCTCGTCTTGATGTTTGTATGGGAGGAAGAGTGGCAGAAGAAATTATCTTTGGTCAGGATCATATCACAACAGGAGCAAGTAGTGATCTCCATACAGCTACTGAGCTTGCCCAGTATATG GTATCAATTTGTGGGATGAGTGATGCGATAGGGCCAATTCATATAAAGGAGAGTCCTAGTTCTGACTTGCAGTCCCGTATTGATGCAGAG GTTGTGAAACTTCTTAGAGAAGCATATGATCGAGTAAAAGCCCTTCTAAGGAAG CATGAGAAGGCATTACATGCTCTAGCAAATGCATTATTGGAGTATGAGACGCTTAATGCAGAAGAAATCAGGCGGATACTACGACCATATCGGGAAGGAAGACTGCCAAAGGACCAGGAACAAGAAGCAGCAGAAGAGGAGCTCGTGTTGGTCTAA
- the LOC114415525 gene encoding abscisic acid receptor PYL8-like gives MTELSSREVEYIRRHHSKAAEDNQCASALVKHIRAPLPLVWSLVRRFDEPQKYKPFVSRCVVRGNLEIGSLREVDVKSGLPATTSTERLEILDDNHHILSVRIIGGDHRLRNYSSIMSLHPEIVDGRPGTLVIESFVVDIPEGNTKDETCYFVEALIKCNLKSLADVSEGLTLQDHTEPIDRKYELLITRG, from the exons ATGACAGAGTTGAGCAGCAGAGAGGTGGAATACATAAGGAGACACCACAGCAAGGCAGCAGAGGACAATCAGTGTGCCTCTGCTCTCGTTAAGCACATAAGGGCCCCACTTCCTCTC GTGTGGTCGTTGGTGAGGAGATTTGATGAGCCGCAGAAGTATAAACCGTTTGTGAGCAGGTGCGTGGTGAGGGGAAACCTTGAGATTGGGAGTTTGAGAGAGGTTGATGTTAAGTCCGGCCTTCCAGCGACTACTAGTACTGAAAGATTAGAGATTCTTGATGACAATCATCATATACTTAGCGTCAGGATTATTGGCGGTGATCATAGACTTAGG AACTACTCGTCTATCATGTCCCTCCACCCAGAAATTGTTGATGGAAGGCCAGGTACCCTGGTAATTGAATCATTTGTGGTGGACATACCTGAAGGCAACACCAAGGATGAGACCTGCTACTTCGTTGAAGCATTGATCAAATGCAATCTCAAATCACTTGCTGATGTCTCAGAAGGCCTTACTTTGCAGGACCACACTGAACCAATTGATCGAAAATACGAGTTATTGATCACAAGAGGCTGA